ATAGAGAGTAGTGTGAGGGGTGGCATTTCCGGGCGGCCTGGCCTTTCTTGCCTCTGATCGGATGGCCTTGGCCTGTCCGGAATTTTAACGCTTCCTTCTATACTCCCTTTGGACGGCTGCGCGGCAACCAATACTTGCTGGGTGGCTGCCCGTACGTCATCCTCAAGCATGGAATATTTGTTCGCACGTCGAAACAAATCGTCCATCGTCACGGGAGGTTTCTTAGCTAGTGATTCAAAAAATGGAGTGCCTGGACAGATGCTTCGCTTGAAGATCTGCAGGACAGCGTCCATGCTGCAAGCTTCCACCTGTAGGACGGCTTGGCCAAATCGTTTCACGAATTCCCTCAAGGATTCattatccttcatttttatattttgcaaGGTGCTGATGTTCTGTTTATGCCGAGCGGAGCATAGGTATTGTCCTACGAAAGCTTCTGAAAGGTCTCTGAAGTTGTCCACCGAGTTAGGAGGTAGACGATGAAACCATGAGAGGGCCTGTCTTTGTAGACTGGCGGGGAATACCTTGCACAGCAGCGGGTCGTTGCCTATATCGAGGATCATGAGCTgtcgataatgcatgatatggtcgaaAGGGTCACTGCACCCATCGTACGTGGAGAACTTTGGTACGAGGAACCCCCTTGGGGGCTCGTAATGAATGATATGAGAGcagaaaggcgtggagagcatgtcatccaaccTTTTGCTAATGGAGCCGATGGGTGGCTCGTTCGGGGGATTTTTCCCAATGGATCGTACCGCTTGGTGCGGTGGAACGTTCTGCACCATGGGAGTGACCAAGGGGTCACGGTGCGAGAGAACGTTTTGTGGTATGGGGGTGACCGTAGGGTCATGGTGCACTCCCCTTGTGATGTTTGCTGGTGGCTTGGGCCTGCCAGGCTGCTGGGGTCCTAGTCTCGCGCGCATAGCGCCCGATAACTGGGATCTTCTGTCACGCCATCTCTTTGACGAGAAATGGGTGGAATCTGAGCTTTCTTCACGGGGAGCTCGAGGCATGGGTGTGTGTGGCTCCTGCGGCCTAGCGTTGTGTGCTTCAGGGATCGCTTCCGCTGTTCCGGGGTAGATCGACTCCAGGTGAGGCCTTGAGTTGGCTACTTGGCCTCCAGAGTGTTGACGACGGGGTGGCCCCGTCGATGATGCCTGGATTCGCAATATTGTATTTTCCTCTCTTAACCTTGCCGTCTCCTGGAGGAGAGTTTGCAGTTGTCGCTCGCTTGCTAACTGCCTTCTTTCGATGGCTTGGCGCCATTCAGAATTGTCTTCTTCTCCTCTACCAGATGAGCGACTTTGGGAAGGCGCGGCCATCTTTGCTAGTTACTGAATCAGCGAAAAAAGTgttcccacagacggcgccaatgttgaggcctcgtattcccaatgatccacgtagttgccaaatggatggacGTACGATCTCAACTGATATGAATTCCTGATTCAGctgttcctgcaaaaggcgtccggacagggtgtccggacacaccctccgatggttttgtcagccatgaaAAGAGAGACAAGATAAGAgggcacagttggccttttactaggtattgaaAGGCTTCCCTTCTCCTTTGCGCGAAGGTTTGTATATATAGTATTTGGaaactctctctcctccataaatgatggaaggctttttggtttaccatgatgccactagatggtggcagggacatcctcatcctacgaacggctgtcagagatcgtgagaagtgacttgctgtcacttctgtcttttcactctgTAGGCACTGGGATATGATTTGTGATaggatgtcagaatgacgtagtgaggcaTGCTTGGCTTGGCTAGTGATCCGGATGAGCATATCCGggtagaatatgaaaggtcaccggatgagtaatggcggtggtccggataggatgTTTTGCGATTTCCGggtagaatatgaaaggtcgccggatgagtaatggcggtggtccggataggatgTTTCGCGAGTCCCGTGTGCTTCTTTATTTCAGGGGTCCGGGTAggaaagcgcgccacgtgtacttttggggaaatccggatgtggaTACTTCGGATAGGGTCACGTGCCATGTGTCGTCAGGGGacgcgtgccacgtgtcatcagggatgggtccctacaggGTGGAGGAATAAGAGAAAGTAGAGAGAAAGATAGAGAGAAAATGGGGTCAGCCAGTGTTTCTACAAGTGGGTGGATGAAAAATGGAAgataaatgcaaaaaaaaaataggggaaaATTAGAAGCAAAGTGGgtaggaaaagaagaaaaaaaaaagtatgaggAATGGCGTGGTTGTAGGTTTGTGGTCTTGGGAATTGGGAATTGGGAATTGGGAATTGGGGGAGGTACGGGAGGAGAGCGAGTGAGGGAGTCGGTGGGGGGTAAGtgggaagagagaggagagagaaaagaaagagggaaaaaataaaaataaaataaataataataataataataataaaatatataaaataataaaaactaataaataaatggtGAGTGAGccaaaaatatcatatgtaatcaagatttaaatttaagaataaaagtgagctcaaaataataaaattgggACAATTTTTGGGGTATACACCCTCTTTATTAACATTCCCTTCATGGGTTTGAACTTTGAACTTCCCATTGGTCATGTTTGTTAATCTACTtgtagtttgaaaattttacatttttttcattaaaaaaaataagatttaaaagaaatagaataaaatatttttaatacctttttttattaaaaaaaaaaacatcatgttcaaaattttaattataaaaacaaaaattaaaatcaaaagatatcctagatttttaattttttttttttacaaattccaagaggaaaataattataaaaataaaataaaaagatcttATTTGACGTactaaattcataaattttacaaaatataattctacaaaggaaaattttttatatgaaaaaaattatcatgcatacaaaaatatgcaaaacaaataatatttaagattcttaaaatcataatgaagagttattatttttaaaaaataataataaataaataaaaagtatatcCTAACAAgcaaatgtattttattttcggTAGTAAGTGAAGTGTCTATTATTTATAgaattataagatttttttttaaatgacatgtgattttttcttatcaaatgtctttaataagtgggatttaatttaaaaaaaatatttttaggacttaatttaattttcgtGAATTTAcatgtaattaattaaataacttatttaaaaatttccTTATTCTATTAACATAATATTAAGCCAATTCACTCATCTAAAGtttctttatttgaaaataagagtAATTATAAGTAAAAAgcacatattttaattttaataaaaaaattattttatttttacttcaatatgttaaaattaattttttatatatataaacatttagaatcgaaataagtttaaaaataaaatatatatctaaCCTATAATTAGGGTTGCAAATTGAATGGGTTGACCCAATCCAACCCTCTTTTGGACGGGTTTggacaataattttcaaatttcaagttGGATTTGAGTTAGGGTTTTTCAACGTAAGTTCAATTTGGATGGAACTTTAATCAAGATTCAAGTAAACCAAACTTAAGTCaaactcaatttaatatttttatgatatttatgatatatatatatatatatatatatatatatatatatatatcatcatatATAAtcacattcattttcttttaaaatttttgaaaaaagagtatcaaattatattatatatgttgtaaaataaagtgagagaagaagaaaagtaagAAAGAGATAATCGAATGCAcagatataaaaattagaatgtaggaaaagaaccaaatgaattttcattagaggtatctACCTTTTATGGGGAGTCACAAAGaaatatacatcaatatggatgatcatccacaagttcccataattcgataaattctcatattttatagcACTCCctcttggatgatcataagaatatgtctcattaaaaccttattagGAAAAACCCTATGGAaaaaaccctagtgaaggaaaatagtacaatattcttttggattactatAATCgcctcattaaaaaccttgccagtaaaacccaatAGGACAAAACATGGACGAAGAAAAAAATAGTGCAATGTAgtgatattcttatcaattagCTCTCTCTcatgttgacatgattatattttctctaataACACAATATGAAGATTTTTTTAGTCAATGTATTCCAATGAGTTTCTTGAGTATTGCAGTTGACAAtacctttgtgaatagatctatTAAATTGCCACTTGATCTTATTCGTCGAATAGAAATTTCATCACTCTTCTAGAGTTAATGAAAGTAAAATACTTGGGTGATATATGCTTGATTTTATCACCCTTAATGTATCATTCTTTAAtatgtgcaatgcatgcaacattattaaTTTGGTAGCATTACCTCTGATGGAGGGCAGTCCACATGTTTCCTttatttgcttgattgatcACCACGATATTGTCGTACCATCATAGATAAATACATACCTTATTTAAGATAGAACTTTGTGGGGGTCTGAAAGATAGTCAACATCTACATATTCAAACAATTAGGATTCTGATCCTTTGGAATAACATAGACCCATGTTATTGTagtacatgattgattttattccaATGTATCTAAGTTGGTGCAAAACTATATCTCGCAAGTTAATAAGGAATGTAATATCTGATCGTGTATAATTTGCAAGATACATCAGTGCACCAATAACACTATAATATGGTACTTCTAGACCAAGTAgttcttcattatcttctttaggACAGAATAGGTTctttttcacttcaagtgaatgaaCTATCATCAAAGAACTTAATAGATGTGATTTATCTATATGAAAGTGCTTTAAgactttctttgtatatgttgactaataaactaatatttcGTTTGAAAAGTACTCAATCTGTAGGccgatgaatttttttttgttttccaagatctttcatttcaaatttacttttcaaatagtcAACTATTTTAGTAAGCTCTTCAAAATTTCCAACAAAATTCAATATTCCACATATACTATAATAATTGCAAATATTCAACATAATGAATATGCATAAACAAATAAGGTAATACATACATACTTCtcacttcaaatattcattgaagTGATCGTACCACATGTCTTTGGATTGTTTAATCGATACAAGGATCTTTGTAGTTAATTGAGTATATGTTATAATGTTTTGAACTACTTGCTTTAggcatttgaaatccttcagggattttcatatatatatatatatatgcagtAACGACATCCATGAGATGCAAATCCATTCATTCTAAGACTATTAAACAAATTAGATATTTAAATATGGTTGCGTTCATCATAGGAtaatatgtttcctcgtagtcaatattAGGTTTCTATGGGAAACCTTGAGCTATGAGTCACGTTTTATATCTCGTGATttcatttatatccaacaagtTTGACAACTTCAAGCGTCTGGACtaagtaaataaatagatagaaataagaaatcaagTACATGCAAGcgttaaaaatgaaaatcatgcAAATTATGCAAGACACGTTGGAATTACCTAAAAGGTAACATAGGTGGACCAGaatgcctaagtggacctagcgAACCAAAGTGGGTCTAGATGGGCTTAAATGAATCTAGGTGAATTTAAGTGGGTCAAGGTGGACCTAAGTGGGCTAGGTGTCCCTCGatgggcctaagtgaacctaaaagtgcacctaaaagctatcctaaaaaggaaggaaaacc
The sequence above is drawn from the Vitis riparia cultivar Riparia Gloire de Montpellier isolate 1030 chromosome 6, EGFV_Vit.rip_1.0, whole genome shotgun sequence genome and encodes:
- the LOC117917028 gene encoding uncharacterized protein LOC117917028; protein product: MAAPSQSRSSGRGEEDNSEWRQAIERRQLASERQLQTLLQETARLREENTILRIQASSTGPPRRQHSGGQVANSRPHLESIYPGTAEAIPEAHNARPQEPHTPMPRAPREESSDSTHFSSKRWRDRRSQLSGAMRARLGPQQPGRPKPPANITRGVHHDPTVTPIPQNVLSHRDPLVTPMVQNVPPHQAVRSIGKNPPNEPPIGSISKRLDDMLSTPFCSHIIHYEPPRGFLVPKFSTYDGCSDPFDHIMHYRQLMILDIGNDPLLCKVFPASLQRQALSWFHRLPPNSVDNFRDLSEAFVGQYLCSARHKQNISTLQNIKMKDNESLREFVKRFGQAVLQVEACSMDAVLQIFKRSICPGTPFFESLAKKPPVTMDDLFRRANKYSMLEDDVRAATQQVLVAAQPSKGSIEGSVKIPDRPRPSDQRQERPGRPEMPPLTLLSITYEKLLPMIQSMSDFRWPRPLESDPSRRDHSKKCAYHKEHGHTTESCRSLQYLVERLIKAGHLRQYLHSDARDRDASRNRDSGAPTVPATPKAVINYINGGPSDEEMNSKRKRQKLLREAMVRERINSIRPGITGGSPHPIDGTITFPPVDPTRILRPHRDALILSLGIDKFDVRRILVDPGSSTDLIQASVVSHMRHNLVGLENPGRILSGFNEASTISLGDIVLPVQAGPVTLKVLFSVVQDLSPFNIILGRTWLHCMKAIPSTYHQMVSFLTEDGQINLYGSQLAARQCYQIARESETSQGNEPLPESTHALDQ